A DNA window from Pyrus communis chromosome 3, drPyrComm1.1, whole genome shotgun sequence contains the following coding sequences:
- the LOC137728348 gene encoding uncharacterized protein: MLKRSVSEGDLKKLKERIEPVQKFQWFEEMQRRSKDLQVRELVWRLNHERYMVRQVQLKNMRIQERLKEAEKMRDLIVKGHKSHERDLEEEIKMLRKQNEVLRLPVCDQVRELASRINAEKMKTRKLDFKDNEIPWEENNVSQVSYEEFPKEAVQEKPNWEDPQWKNLSSDGYQKYQYKVKMSPPAWATNVDTALDPVQPTGWEDEEEMASQLLQRPWFKKIIEGSIAKYVKAMGERIWKLSQRLGEAEARINELEEQNQRVLAKIAEQWRKH, from the exons ATGTTGAAGAGGTCAGTATCGGAAGGAGACTTGAAGAAGCTCAAAGAAAGGATAGAGCCTGTGCAGAAGTTTCAATGGTTCGAGGAAATGCAAAGAAGGAGCAAAGATCTGCAAGTAAGAGAGCTCGTCTGGAGGTTAAACCATGAAAGATATATGGTTCGGCAGGTCCAGTTGAAGAATATGCGGATACAAGAAAGGCTAAAAGAAGCAGAAAAGATGAGAGATTTGATAGTCAAAGGCCATAAAAGCCATGAAAGAGATCTTGAAGAAGAGATAAAGATGCTTCGAAAGCAGAACGAGGTGCTTCGACTG CCAGTATGCGATCAGGTCAGAGAGCTCGCCAGCCGGATAAATGCTGAGAAGATGAAGACGAGGAAGCT TGACTTCAAAGATAATGAGATTCCTTGGGAGGAAAATAATGTATCCCAGGTTTCTTATGAAGAATTTCCAAAAGAAGCAGTTCAGGAGAAGCCAAACTGGGAGGATCCTCAGTGGAAAAATCTGTCCTCTGATGGATATCAAAAGTACCAGTATAAGGTAAAAATGTCTCCGCCCGCCTGGGCAACCAATGTTGATACGGCTCTTGATCCAGTCCAGCCAACTGGATGGGAAGACGAAGAGGAGATGGCCAGCCAGCTACTACAGAGGCCTTGGTttaaaaagataattgaagGAAGCATAGCTAAATATGTCAAGGCCATGGGAGAAAGAATATGGAAGCTGTCACAGCGGCTAGGAGAAGCTGAGGCCCGAATAAACGAACTAGAAGAGCAGAATCAGAGAGTGCTAGCTAAGATCGCTGAGCAATGGAGGAAGCACTAG